The window CTAACTGCTCTAATAGCATTACACAAACCTTTACTATTAGAAATATTGGAGACAAGCCTCTAGTACTAACAAATGGAGTGAAAATTACTGGCTCATCAGACTTTACTATCCAACAACCAAACAACAGCACAATACAACCTTTTTATACTGAAACCTTTGTAGTTACATTCAAACCCACACAAGAAAATACTCAAACAGCTACTATTTCTATAAACAGTAATGACTCTGCTACACCTTCTTTTACTTTTACAGTAACAGGTAACGGTAAAACTGGAGCTGCTAATCCTATAAGTCGTATTACCTCTAACAATATAAATAGCTTCGGAGAGTTTGGGAAAGCTGTGGCAATGTGGAAGAATTATATGGTAGTGGGAAATCCTGATAGAAAAAATGCAACTGTTTACAAACATAATGGTACATCTTGGGAGGAAGAAGCTATTTTACGAGGTTCAAATCGCATAACTATTGATTTTGGTCGTTCTGTAGATATTTATGAAGACTATATCGTAGTAGGAGATTGGCGAGAAACGGCTTCTTGGATGGGTGCAGCTTATGTTTTTCACAAAGAAAATGGAGTTTGGAAAGAGCAAGCAAGATTAAGAGCAAGTGATGCACAGTCAGAAGATTATTTTGGGCTTAGTGTAGCGATTGATAAAGAATATATTATTGTAGGAGCTTGGGGAGAAGATACGGCAGGCGATGCAGCAGGAGCAGCTTACATATATAAAAGAGAGGGTACAACATGGACTGAACAAACCAAACTTGCCTCTAACGATTTGAATGGATTCGATTTGTTTGGCTTTTCAGTAGATATTCAAAACGACTGGGCTATTGTTGGTGCATTAAGACAAAACACCAATGATTTTGATGAAGGTGCTGTTTATACGTTTCGTAGAAACGGGGATACTTGGACACAAAATGATAAATTACAACCTAGTGACATATCGCTAAATATGAACGTTGGGCAAGATATATCTATATCAGGCGATTATTTAGCCATAACAACTGATAGAGATAACAATGCAACAGGTGCTGTCTATATTTACAAGTACAATGGTACAAATTGGATAGAGCAAAGCAAAATAACGGCTAGTAACGCTGCTTTTAGGTCATTTTTTGGTACATCAGTAGATTTATATGAAGATTATCTATTGGTAGGTGCTATAAATGAAAATAGTATAGAAGTATCTTCTGGAGCAGCCTATTTGTACAAAAGAAATGGAACAAATTGGTCTGAACTAAATATAATCAAATCTCCTTTTCCTCATTTTAGTGAAAGTGTCGGTACAAGTGTTGCTCTCTCATCAAATAGGCTTGCAGTAGGCGCAGAAAGGTATCATGTTACAAATGGTCTTCCTGTAGGAGCAGTCTATGTAGCGAACTATGGATGTTTTGAGGCAGAAAAAGGAATGGAAATAGTAGGAAATAACAATGTTATTGCAAATGGTTCTTCTTCTGCAAGTTTGAATACAGGAACAGACTTTGGAAGCTCAAATAACTGTAACCCACAACACATTACAAAATCATTTATTATCAAAAATAATGGTTCTACAACCTTAAATCTAACTGGAACGCCTGCTATTTCTGTTATAGGTTCTTCTGACTTTACAGTAGGTAATATATCAAAAACCTCAATAGCTCCATCAGAAAGTGCAACCTTTGAAATTATCTACACGCCAAGTGCAGCAGGAGTGCAAACAGCTACTGTTTCTGTTAAAAGCGATGATATTATAAACTCTACCTATACATTTGTTATTCAAGTAGAAAGAAAAACTGATAATAGCGAGCCAGTAATCATAGCTCCTGCCACAGTTGGTGTAAATACAGATGCAGGAAGTTGTACAGCTTCAAGTGTAGATTTGGGAACTCCCAATACGGATGGTAACTGTGGAGAGGTAAGTGTGAGTAATGATGCTCCTAGTACTTTTCCTATTGGAGTAACAACCGTAACTTGGACTGTAACAGACGATAATGGAAATACAGCAACAGCAACCCAAGAAGTAATTGTTGTACCAACAGTAGAACTAACCTATTCAGCAAACACATTTATAGAAAGCAATCCCACTTCTGGACAGATTGGAAATACAATTTCTATCAGTAGTTCTCCTTGTGGAATATTTGAAGGCACAAATGGTGAAGACTTCGTTCAGACTGGAAAAGTAACTGTTACAAACATTCCTGACGGCTTGACAGCTTCTGTTATTTACCAAAAAGATAATGAATTAACTTTTTCTCTCTTAGGAACAGCCTCTTCACATATCAATACAGACGATGTCGATGACCTAACAGTAGAATTTAACAATGCAGCATTTCTTCCTAACATAACAACAACCAATGTTACAAACTTTGCAATTAACACTTTAAAAGTTGATTTTAGAAATGATGACCAAGATACTATCTCATTGGACAATTGGAATATTTATCCAAACCCAACCCCAGATGGAAATTTCACTGTCGATTTTGGGATTTCTCTTGAAGAAGACATGCAAATAATTATTTTTGATGCTATTGGTAGAGCTGTTTACTCACAATTTTTTGAAAAAGGAAGTAACGCAGGACAAATTAGTCTTGTCAAAATGGCACAAGGGATGTATATTCTGAAAGCCAAAACTGAGAAAGAAACTTATATAAAACAGCTAATCATCAACTAAAAATAGTTAATGTTCAATTTCAAAAAGCTACTTGAAAGGTCAAGTAGCTTTTTTTATATAGTAAAAAAACAGTGTCATTTCTAACTTTTAAATCCTAAATTTGTATTACTTCTAATCTAATTTTCAAAAACTGTTTTTTCAAATTCTATGATTCTTGCTCCTTCTATCCTTGCTGCCGATTTTGCCAACCTTCAAAATGAAGTAGAAATGCTCAATAAGAGCCAAGCCGACTGGCTTCACATCGATATTATGGATGGCGTTTTTGTCCCTAATATTTCGTTTGGTATTCCTGTTTGTGAAGCTATTGCCAAACACGCAAAAAAGCCTTTAGATGTGCATCTTATGATTGTAAATCCAGAAAAATATGTAGATAATTTTGCTCGTGCAGGCGCAGAAACTATTTCTGTTCATATTGAAGCCTGTCCACATCTTCATAGAAATCTACAACAAATTCGAAACTTGGGATGTAAGGCTGGTATTGCTGTAAACCCTCATACTTCTATTTCTCAATTAGAAAATGTAATTGAAGAAACTGACTTAGTGTGTCTTATGTCTGTAAACCCAGGGTTTGGAGGACAAAAATTTATTGAACAAACGTACAGAAAAGTAAGCGAACTCAAAGAATTGATTTTAAAAACTGGCTCAAAGGCTCTTATCGAAATTGATGGAGGAGTGAATGCTAAAAATGCTAAAAGGCTAGTAGATGCAGGTGCTGATGTGTTGGTGGCTGGTAGTTTTGTATTTTCTTCGCCAGACCCTAGCGAAACCATTAGCAGGATAAAATCATTGGTCTGAATAAAATAATTTCAATTATTCTGCATCAAAAATGAAATTTTTCTGTCTTTTTCTTAACTTATACAAAAAACACAAAGCATAACGTTTAGGAGGCTTTTTTCGTTAATTATAAATTATGCTTTATTCATTCTTTAGTTGCTAGTAATAAGCAAGCAATTTACAACTATAAAAAA is drawn from Bernardetia sp. and contains these coding sequences:
- a CDS encoding choice-of-anchor D domain-containing protein, producing the protein MRKNYSTKSLVLSLTILLLLSIVYQVKAQWQTLTTTINDVGITYDEALVIDSQNNVYFVLTEYATNLSKVMKYDGTTTTELGTGGFSGRSYYHSITVDNNDVVYVAYKDGEDPNAPVTVKKFDGTNWVLVGNAGFSPASASSPSIEIAKNGTPYVLFIDDNTQSSIVMKFNGTNWVNVGNAVNETNVGGVTSNRLKIDNNNTPYVMHNEIEFANGIVVKKFDGTNWVEVGNLGFSAITSIDVQSSSFAISPNDIPYIAFRDDTKDNKMTVKKFDGTNWVDVGNAGFSENAGYFPSLVIGQDETPYVAFEDGVTSQAQVMKFDGETWVNIGLPNFTLPMTDYISIALDQTDIPFLLYHSTYNDFATTLMSFNPSSSSKLTIEAVRENINHTTSYAFGAIAPNCSNSITQTFTIRNIGDKPLVLTNGVKITGSSDFTIQQPNNSTIQPFYTETFVVTFKPTQENTQTATISINSNDSATPSFTFTVTGNGKTGAANPISRITSNNINSFGEFGKAVAMWKNYMVVGNPDRKNATVYKHNGTSWEEEAILRGSNRITIDFGRSVDIYEDYIVVGDWRETASWMGAAYVFHKENGVWKEQARLRASDAQSEDYFGLSVAIDKEYIIVGAWGEDTAGDAAGAAYIYKREGTTWTEQTKLASNDLNGFDLFGFSVDIQNDWAIVGALRQNTNDFDEGAVYTFRRNGDTWTQNDKLQPSDISLNMNVGQDISISGDYLAITTDRDNNATGAVYIYKYNGTNWIEQSKITASNAAFRSFFGTSVDLYEDYLLVGAINENSIEVSSGAAYLYKRNGTNWSELNIIKSPFPHFSESVGTSVALSSNRLAVGAERYHVTNGLPVGAVYVANYGCFEAEKGMEIVGNNNVIANGSSSASLNTGTDFGSSNNCNPQHITKSFIIKNNGSTTLNLTGTPAISVIGSSDFTVGNISKTSIAPSESATFEIIYTPSAAGVQTATVSVKSDDIINSTYTFVIQVERKTDNSEPVIIAPATVGVNTDAGSCTASSVDLGTPNTDGNCGEVSVSNDAPSTFPIGVTTVTWTVTDDNGNTATATQEVIVVPTVELTYSANTFIESNPTSGQIGNTISISSSPCGIFEGTNGEDFVQTGKVTVTNIPDGLTASVIYQKDNELTFSLLGTASSHINTDDVDDLTVEFNNAAFLPNITTTNVTNFAINTLKVDFRNDDQDTISLDNWNIYPNPTPDGNFTVDFGISLEEDMQIIIFDAIGRAVYSQFFEKGSNAGQISLVKMAQGMYILKAKTEKETYIKQLIIN
- the rpe gene encoding ribulose-phosphate 3-epimerase, yielding MILAPSILAADFANLQNEVEMLNKSQADWLHIDIMDGVFVPNISFGIPVCEAIAKHAKKPLDVHLMIVNPEKYVDNFARAGAETISVHIEACPHLHRNLQQIRNLGCKAGIAVNPHTSISQLENVIEETDLVCLMSVNPGFGGQKFIEQTYRKVSELKELILKTGSKALIEIDGGVNAKNAKRLVDAGADVLVAGSFVFSSPDPSETISRIKSLV